A portion of the Spirochaetota bacterium genome contains these proteins:
- a CDS encoding CopG family transcriptional regulator, with product MKRTQIYLDDKTHEFLARESARRKLSMSELIRQNIRLTMKHDARKMLSRIENAFGAWKGREFETDEYIRNLRKDRKAW from the coding sequence ATGAAACGAACCCAGATATACCTTGATGACAAGACCCACGAGTTCCTCGCGAGGGAGAGCGCGCGGCGCAAGCTATCGATGTCCGAACTGATCCGACAGAATATCCGGCTCACGATGAAACACGACGCCCGGAAGATGCTTTCGCGGATCGAAAACGCCTTCGGGGCTTGGAAGGGCAGGGAATTCGAAACTGACGAATATATCAGAAACCTCAGAAAAGACAGAAAGGCATGGTGA